Proteins from one Chlorogloeopsis sp. ULAP01 genomic window:
- a CDS encoding PAS domain S-box protein, whose product MASLHNNCKQAEETSPDKQIPIKQLADMSPGLLYLYDVIEHRNLYINARSLELLGYSPETVLAMGGDFMLKVMHPDDLAQMPAHLERLNASCDGSFHDIQYRMQHTNGEWHWFRSRDTVFKRTADGRVCQVLGTAEDITEQIRAETALREKEQHLNIALQTAKLGTWQLDLASSQLTCSQQCKANFGLPSEIDFSYQTLFSALHPDDRDRAQVAMQQAIEQRSDYDIELRCCWADGSLHWLIARGRLIYGSDGTPVRMVGVTLDITERKQYEESLKAANQRISNILESNTDAFVAFDRQWRYTYVNREASRILQRSPEELLGKCRQDIFLEADRLNPQIYQELYRAVAEQVTVKFESFSFAANCWLEISAFPFSDGLAVYFRDISDHKREERRKAARYAVTCVLAEATTLVDAVPAILQSLCENLNWQLGSIWSVDKHHNILRYVNSWHAAKTNLQEFITVNQQTTFAPGIGLPGMIWANRQPAWIAKINKEKNFTRSASASKSGLQSVFGFPILLGSEILGVIECFSDRAQEPDEDLLQMMAAIGSQIGQFMERIRTREALKESQALFQSFMNNSPIAAFIKDEAGKYIYVNAFVEQLLQRSQSELVGKTDFELVPDQATQMRANDAAVLTTNQAIQVLETLQTQDGEHYYMSFKFPFQNTAGRKFLAGMSVEISDRIRAEAALRKSEEKYRTIFENAGVSIWEEDFSEVKAAIEQLKTQGIKDFRAFFTEHPEFVQQAVGMVRLVNINHTTVRMFGAQDKNELLTSFKQIFLPETFEVFVEKLLTIAEGKTSFESETIVKTLQGERLNVIFTVTFPPATATFDSVLASVMNITDRKRLEEALRESEERLRLALNAARMVAWTWNANTDAIIHSETACEVLGLTPDTLYGTGTQAWQLVHPEDLATHQATVQAAIDSKGSYVSEFRVIRPDDGKVIWVEDRGKITCDQMGNLVSIEGALFDITIRKQIEKRERAAREQAEATNRIKDEFLAVLSHELRSPLNPILGWTQLLQTRQFDQQATSRALEAIERNAKLQTQLIEDLLDVSRILRGKIVLNVCPVDLVAVIEAALETVHLAAEAKNITIQKVFATDIGQVCGDANRLQQVVWNLLSNAIKFTPPGGRVEVRLSSLKDTETRGHENTGNCSVFASSQYPIPAPQSSINNYALIHVMDTGKGICQEFLPHVFEYFRQEDGTTTRQFGGLGLGLAIARHITELHGGTIEAKSPGEGLGATFTVRLPLPANNPEVTQNRTQFIDNSDLSHLQILVVDDEADMRELLVTILEFYGAKVTVAASAAQALSTLEQYQPDLVISDIGMPDMDGYVLMQQIKSRSTQQVRKIPAIALTAYAGEYNRRQALAVGFELHISKPVEPQKLVSAIAQVMNKTHCAS is encoded by the coding sequence ATGGCTTCTTTACATAACAATTGCAAGCAAGCAGAAGAAACATCACCAGACAAGCAAATCCCGATCAAACAATTAGCCGATATGAGTCCGGGATTATTATATCTTTACGATGTGATCGAGCATCGAAATCTCTACATCAATGCGCGATCGCTCGAATTGCTAGGCTACTCACCCGAAACCGTTTTGGCTATGGGAGGTGACTTTATGCTCAAAGTCATGCATCCAGACGATTTGGCTCAAATGCCTGCCCATCTTGAACGGTTAAATGCTTCTTGTGATGGCAGTTTTCATGACATTCAGTATCGAATGCAGCACACCAATGGCGAATGGCACTGGTTTCGTAGTCGCGATACAGTATTTAAGCGGACAGCAGACGGACGAGTTTGCCAGGTTTTAGGCACAGCCGAAGATATCACTGAGCAGATACGTGCAGAAACAGCGCTCCGCGAAAAGGAGCAGCATTTAAACATCGCCTTACAGACAGCTAAACTTGGTACCTGGCAATTAGATTTAGCAAGTAGTCAGCTGACTTGTTCCCAGCAGTGTAAGGCAAACTTTGGATTACCATCTGAGATTGATTTTTCCTATCAAACTCTATTTTCTGCACTACATCCAGATGATCGCGATCGCGCACAAGTAGCAATGCAACAGGCAATAGAACAGCGAAGCGATTATGATATTGAATTACGTTGCTGTTGGGCAGATGGCAGCTTGCACTGGTTAATCGCACGGGGACGTTTGATTTATGGTTCTGATGGTACTCCTGTGCGTATGGTAGGTGTCACCCTTGATATTACAGAACGCAAGCAATATGAGGAATCTCTCAAGGCAGCAAACCAACGCATCTCCAACATCTTGGAAAGCAATACAGATGCGTTTGTGGCATTTGATCGGCAATGGCGCTACACCTACGTTAATCGAGAAGCATCAAGAATATTACAGCGATCGCCCGAAGAGTTACTAGGAAAATGTCGGCAGGATATCTTTTTGGAAGCAGATCGTCTCAATCCGCAGATTTATCAAGAACTGTATCGAGCCGTAGCCGAGCAAGTCACAGTTAAATTTGAAAGTTTTTCCTTCGCAGCCAATTGTTGGCTGGAAATATCTGCTTTTCCATTCTCGGATGGACTAGCGGTTTATTTTCGTGACATCAGCGATCACAAACGAGAGGAAAGACGCAAAGCAGCACGGTATGCAGTAACTTGTGTTTTAGCTGAGGCGACTACATTGGTTGATGCAGTTCCAGCCATTTTACAATCTTTGTGTGAAAACCTCAATTGGCAACTAGGATCAATTTGGAGTGTAGATAAACACCACAACATTTTGCGCTACGTCAATAGCTGGCACGCTGCTAAAACTAATCTCCAAGAATTCATCACGGTTAATCAACAAACGACTTTTGCACCTGGTATTGGACTTCCAGGTATGATTTGGGCAAACCGTCAACCGGCTTGGATTGCCAAAATTAATAAAGAGAAAAACTTTACTAGATCTGCATCGGCAAGCAAAAGCGGATTACAGTCTGTATTTGGCTTTCCAATTTTGCTTGGTAGCGAGATTTTAGGCGTAATCGAATGCTTTAGTGATCGCGCTCAAGAGCCAGATGAAGATTTACTACAAATGATGGCAGCGATCGGTAGTCAAATTGGACAATTCATGGAGCGCATCCGTACACGAGAAGCTCTGAAGGAAAGTCAAGCGCTATTCCAAAGTTTCATGAACAACAGCCCTATCGCTGCCTTTATTAAGGATGAGGCTGGGAAGTACATCTATGTAAATGCGTTTGTAGAACAATTATTACAGCGCAGTCAATCTGAATTGGTAGGCAAAACAGATTTTGAGTTGGTACCCGATCAAGCAACGCAGATGCGTGCTAATGATGCAGCAGTGCTGACAACAAATCAAGCAATCCAAGTATTAGAAACGCTTCAAACCCAGGATGGGGAACACTATTATATGTCCTTTAAATTCCCTTTCCAGAATACTGCTGGGCGAAAATTTCTAGCCGGAATGTCTGTTGAAATTAGCGATCGCATCCGAGCCGAAGCAGCTTTGCGCAAGAGTGAAGAGAAATACCGGACAATTTTTGAGAATGCAGGTGTATCAATTTGGGAAGAAGATTTTTCTGAGGTGAAAGCAGCGATAGAGCAGTTGAAAACCCAAGGAATCAAAGATTTTCGCGCCTTTTTTACGGAACATCCTGAGTTTGTGCAGCAGGCTGTTGGCATGGTGAGGTTGGTAAATATTAACCATACAACGGTACGAATGTTTGGAGCGCAGGATAAAAATGAGCTGCTGACTTCATTCAAGCAAATATTTCTGCCAGAAACCTTTGAGGTGTTTGTCGAAAAACTCCTTACCATTGCTGAAGGAAAAACTTCATTTGAATCAGAAACTATTGTCAAAACTCTACAGGGAGAACGCCTGAATGTAATTTTTACAGTAACATTCCCGCCTGCGACAGCAACATTCGATAGCGTACTGGCGAGCGTTATGAATATCACTGATCGCAAGCGCTTAGAAGAGGCTTTACGAGAAAGTGAAGAACGTCTGCGGCTAGCATTAAACGCTGCCCGAATGGTTGCTTGGACTTGGAATGCTAACACTGATGCGATCATTCATTCCGAAACTGCCTGCGAAGTTTTAGGACTAACACCTGACACCCTATACGGTACAGGAACCCAAGCATGGCAGTTAGTTCACCCAGAAGATCTTGCCACTCATCAGGCAACAGTACAAGCGGCGATTGACTCGAAGGGTAGCTATGTGTCTGAATTTCGCGTTATTCGTCCTGATGACGGTAAAGTTATCTGGGTAGAGGATCGGGGGAAGATTACTTGTGATCAGATGGGGAATCTTGTCAGTATTGAAGGAGCTCTATTTGACATCACTATTCGCAAACAAATTGAAAAACGCGAACGGGCGGCTCGTGAACAAGCTGAAGCTACTAATAGAATTAAAGATGAATTTTTGGCTGTGCTTTCTCATGAATTGCGTTCTCCCCTCAACCCAATTTTAGGTTGGACACAGCTTCTGCAAACTCGTCAGTTTGATCAGCAAGCAACCAGTCGCGCCCTAGAAGCAATTGAGCGCAATGCTAAATTGCAAACTCAACTCATCGAAGACTTACTTGATGTCTCACGTATTCTGCGTGGCAAAATAGTCTTGAATGTTTGCCCAGTTGATTTAGTCGCAGTGATTGAAGCTGCTTTGGAAACCGTACACCTGGCAGCAGAGGCAAAAAACATCACTATCCAGAAGGTTTTTGCAACCGATATTGGACAAGTTTGTGGTGATGCAAACCGTTTGCAACAAGTTGTGTGGAATTTGCTCTCTAACGCCATCAAATTCACACCCCCAGGTGGACGAGTGGAGGTAAGATTGTCAAGCTTGAAGGACACGGAAACACGGGGACACGAGAACACGGGGAATTGTTCTGTCTTTGCGTCTTCCCAGTACCCTATCCCCGCTCCCCAATCCTCAATCAATAACTATGCTCTAATTCATGTTATGGATACAGGCAAAGGCATTTGTCAAGAATTTTTGCCTCATGTTTTTGAATATTTTCGTCAAGAAGATGGCACTACCACCCGGCAATTTGGCGGACTAGGGCTTGGACTTGCGATCGCCCGTCACATCACTGAACTGCATGGTGGCACCATTGAGGCAAAAAGCCCCGGTGAGGGATTGGGAGCAACCTTCACAGTTAGATTGCCTTTACCAGCAAATAACCCAGAGGTAACTCAGAATCGTACACAATTTATTGACAACAGCGATCTGAGCCACTTGCAGATTTTAGTCGTAGATGATGAAGCCGATATGCGAGAGTTACTGGTGACAATTTTAGAGTTTTATGGAGCAAAAGTAACAGTTGCAGCATCGGCAGCACAGGCATTATCCACTCTAGAGCAATATCAACCAGATCTGGTAATTAGCGATATTGGTATGCCAGATATGGACGGCTATGTGTTGATGCAGCAAATCAAAAGTCGCTCAACACAACAAGTTAGAAAAATCCCAGCTATTGCCCTTACTGCCTATGCTGGAGAATACAATCGACGTCAAGCTCTTGCTGTTGGATTTGAATTACATATTTCCAAGCCTGTAGAGCCACAAAAATTAGTCAGTGCAATCGCTCAGGTTATGAATAAGACTCATTGTGCATCTTAA
- a CDS encoding PAS domain S-box protein, translating into MSDLGMSPDRKGEVSTNLQPQESLHDQPESCKLKENILIVDDNPDHLEILIKILSEHGYKVQLVTSGKQALVAVESTPPDLILLDIVMPEMDGFQVCSELKASAQTKDIPIIFLSVLHKTFDKVKAFSLGGADYITKPFQPAEVLARVENQLRIQRLTKQLSEQTARLVEEIKERNIAQEQLKQSEKRYRKLFESSVDGIVITDMAGRIIDCNASYQKMLGYSLEELKLKSFWDLTPIQWHCWEAEIIEQQIIERGYSDTYEKEYIRKDGTLFPVELTVYCQKNDCGQPELMWANVQDITERNQAQQILHQSLTKNRALVDAIPDMIFRCHVDGTYLEFKPAKGVQPFVPPLAFLGKKIQEILPAELAYKILQAQRQAISLQKIQILEYQLTIDEQLHDYEARIVACGSHDNIIIVRDITGRKRTEKELQEAYKKLEAYNADLQATNQELQCMLEELQLLEVERQEQYYKLAIEQKRYEDLFNFAPDGYLLTNAKGIIQEANHAIATSLSVDLRFLTGKPLALFIPADERLVFRTKLNQLLSLPERQTWELKLQPRDGEPFPVEITVAPVRDSSEKLIALRWLLRDITERKQVEAALRESEERFRQIAGNINQFFFIKSAKDGNFLYISPAYEKIWGQSCESLYQNSTSWLEFLHPNDREIVLQSIEQQSQGKRAQREYRIIKRDGTTRWIFAEVLPILDEVGKPLHYIGLAEDITERKKAEAELKESEQFLRSIYEGIETAVFIVDVLEDGGFRYVGINPANERMSGLLSSEVSGKTPEQVLTPEMAQMVSDHYRACIEAGERITYEEYLLIKGKDTWWITNLTPVRDSNSRIYLLIGTSFDITQRKQLEQSLRLQAQQERLLGTITQHIRQSLNLEEILATTVVEVQRTLQADRVLIFRLNEDGSGEVIEEAVVSQYPVTNQMHWLDECFPDDCYEYYRQGNPRIVPNVATDDWGACLAEFMQEVGVKSKMVAPIVQTFEGSSSKVWGLLIVHACSYYRQWQASDIEFLQQISNQLAIAIHQANIYQKLQIELAERKQAEAALKAAQENLTIAIEAAQMGTWHLDITKDFAPKRSLRHDQIFGYETLQAEWGQEIARRHVVEEDREIFDAAFARAMETGKLDFEVRIQWPDGSIHWMAARGRFYFDDNGKPGYGGGVNFDITERKQTELALRESEERFRRAFDDAAIGMAMVAIDGSFLRVNRSLCEILGYCESEFLALTFQDITHADDLQKDLDHRQRLLVGETRTYQTQKRYIHKLGHEVWILLSTSLVRDRDGQSLYFITQYQDISDRQQISRMKNEFISIVSHELRTPLTAIRGSLGILETGILEDEPQQVKELIQIALNNSNRLMRLVNDILDLERLESGKVRLIMQECEIADIVKQATETVQSIAHEAKITLCATFPNTKIWAAPDAIAQALINLLSNAIKFSSAGNSVWLSAELFPDYVMFFVRDNGRGIPSDKLKTIFGRFQQVDASDSRQKGGTGLGLAICKTIIRQHGGQIWVESILGEGSTFYFTLPTTRLDP; encoded by the coding sequence CCTTGGTGGAGCAGACTACATTACTAAGCCATTTCAACCAGCAGAAGTTTTGGCTCGTGTCGAAAATCAACTACGCATCCAGAGACTGACAAAGCAATTAAGTGAGCAAACAGCACGGCTTGTGGAGGAAATCAAAGAGCGCAACATTGCCCAAGAGCAGCTTAAGCAAAGTGAGAAGCGCTATCGCAAACTTTTTGAGAGTAGCGTTGATGGCATTGTCATCACCGACATGGCGGGAAGAATTATTGATTGTAATGCTAGTTACCAAAAGATGTTGGGATATTCCCTAGAGGAACTCAAGTTAAAGAGTTTTTGGGATCTCACACCGATACAATGGCATTGTTGGGAAGCCGAAATTATTGAGCAACAAATTATTGAACGAGGCTACTCTGATACCTACGAAAAAGAATACATCCGCAAGGATGGTACTTTATTTCCGGTAGAGTTGACAGTTTATTGTCAGAAAAATGACTGCGGACAACCGGAGTTGATGTGGGCAAATGTACAAGATATTACGGAGCGCAATCAAGCCCAACAGATACTACATCAAAGCCTAACCAAAAATCGCGCCCTTGTTGACGCCATCCCCGATATGATATTCCGTTGTCACGTCGATGGTACTTATCTAGAGTTCAAACCTGCGAAAGGTGTCCAGCCCTTTGTACCACCTCTTGCCTTTCTGGGGAAAAAAATCCAAGAGATATTGCCAGCTGAATTGGCATACAAGATATTGCAAGCTCAAAGGCAAGCTATATCATTACAAAAAATCCAAATTTTAGAATATCAGCTCACAATCGATGAGCAACTTCACGATTACGAAGCTCGCATTGTCGCTTGTGGAAGTCATGACAATATTATTATAGTACGTGATATTACGGGACGCAAACGCACTGAAAAAGAATTACAGGAAGCTTATAAAAAATTAGAAGCATACAACGCCGATCTCCAAGCAACAAATCAAGAATTGCAATGTATGCTGGAGGAATTACAACTGCTTGAGGTAGAACGACAAGAGCAGTATTACAAGTTGGCAATCGAGCAAAAGCGCTATGAAGATTTATTTAACTTTGCGCCCGATGGCTACCTGCTGACAAACGCAAAGGGGATCATCCAAGAAGCAAACCATGCGATCGCAACATCCCTGTCAGTAGATTTGAGATTTTTAACCGGCAAACCTTTAGCTCTTTTCATCCCAGCAGATGAGCGTCTGGTATTTCGTACTAAATTAAATCAGCTATTATCGCTTCCAGAGAGGCAAACCTGGGAACTGAAGCTGCAACCTCGCGATGGTGAGCCTTTTCCTGTGGAAATTACAGTTGCTCCCGTTCGTGACTCTTCAGAGAAACTCATTGCTCTACGCTGGCTGCTCCGAGATATTACTGAACGCAAACAAGTCGAAGCTGCCCTCCGAGAGAGTGAAGAGCGATTTCGTCAAATAGCAGGAAATATCAATCAATTTTTCTTTATAAAATCTGCCAAGGACGGAAATTTTCTTTACATCAGCCCCGCTTATGAGAAGATTTGGGGACAAAGTTGTGAAAGTCTCTATCAAAATTCTACATCTTGGCTAGAGTTTTTACATCCAAATGATCGCGAAATTGTATTGCAATCTATCGAACAACAGTCACAAGGCAAGCGCGCCCAACGAGAATATCGAATTATTAAACGTGATGGCACAACTCGCTGGATTTTTGCCGAAGTGCTTCCAATTCTGGATGAAGTAGGAAAACCCTTACACTACATAGGATTGGCAGAAGATATTACGGAGCGTAAAAAGGCAGAAGCAGAACTCAAAGAGAGTGAACAGTTTTTACGCAGTATTTATGAGGGAATTGAAACTGCTGTCTTTATCGTTGATGTGCTAGAGGATGGAGGGTTTCGCTATGTCGGAATTAATCCTGCCAATGAGCGGATGTCAGGGTTACTATCATCAGAAGTTAGTGGCAAAACTCCCGAACAAGTGCTGACTCCAGAGATGGCACAAATGGTGTCGGATCATTATCGTGCCTGTATTGAAGCTGGAGAGCGCATTACCTATGAAGAATATTTGTTGATTAAAGGAAAAGATACTTGGTGGATCACAAACCTAACTCCAGTGCGAGATAGCAATAGTCGTATCTATCTCTTAATCGGCACAAGCTTTGATATCACACAGCGCAAGCAGCTAGAGCAGTCTTTACGCTTGCAAGCGCAACAAGAACGCTTGCTTGGCACTATCACTCAACACATCCGTCAGTCGCTCAATTTAGAGGAAATTCTAGCAACAACTGTGGTTGAGGTACAGCGAACTCTCCAAGCAGATAGAGTTTTGATTTTTCGGTTGAATGAAGACGGTTCGGGAGAGGTGATTGAGGAAGCCGTTGTCTCCCAGTATCCTGTCACAAATCAGATGCACTGGCTTGATGAGTGTTTCCCAGACGACTGCTATGAGTACTATCGCCAAGGAAATCCTCGCATTGTGCCTAATGTGGCAACAGATGATTGGGGAGCGTGTTTGGCTGAGTTTATGCAAGAAGTTGGCGTCAAGTCTAAAATGGTTGCGCCGATTGTCCAAACTTTTGAAGGTTCCTCAAGTAAAGTTTGGGGATTGCTCATAGTTCACGCCTGCTCTTACTATCGTCAATGGCAAGCATCTGATATCGAATTTTTGCAGCAGATTAGCAACCAGCTAGCGATCGCTATTCATCAGGCAAATATATACCAGAAGTTGCAAATTGAATTAGCTGAACGCAAACAGGCTGAAGCTGCTCTAAAAGCTGCTCAAGAGAATTTGACTATTGCCATCGAAGCTGCGCAAATGGGAACATGGCATTTGGATATAACCAAAGATTTTGCCCCGAAGCGATCGCTGCGTCACGATCAGATTTTTGGTTACGAAACACTACAAGCAGAATGGGGGCAAGAAATTGCTAGACGCCACGTAGTTGAGGAAGATCGTGAAATTTTCGACGCGGCGTTTGCTCGTGCTATGGAAACTGGCAAACTCGATTTTGAGGTACGCATTCAATGGCCGGATGGTAGCATTCACTGGATGGCGGCTCGTGGGCGTTTTTACTTTGACGACAACGGCAAACCTGGGTACGGGGGAGGTGTAAACTTTGACATTACAGAGCGCAAACAAACAGAATTGGCACTGCGCGAAAGTGAAGAGCGATTTCGCAGAGCCTTTGATGATGCTGCCATTGGCATGGCAATGGTTGCAATTGATGGTAGCTTTTTGAGGGTTAACCGTTCGCTATGTGAAATTTTAGGCTATTGTGAATCGGAATTTTTGGCGTTGACATTTCAAGATATTACTCACGCTGATGATTTACAAAAGGATCTCGATCATCGACAGCGTCTTTTAGTTGGAGAAACTCGCACCTACCAAACACAAAAGCGATATATTCACAAACTAGGACACGAAGTCTGGATATTACTGAGTACATCCCTAGTGAGGGATCGGGATGGACAATCACTCTACTTTATTACTCAATATCAAGATATTAGCGATCGCCAGCAGATTTCTCGGATGAAAAATGAATTTATCTCCATCGTCTCTCACGAACTGCGTACTCCATTAACAGCAATTCGCGGCTCTTTGGGTATTTTGGAAACAGGTATCTTAGAAGATGAACCACAACAAGTCAAAGAATTAATCCAAATAGCTCTTAATAATAGCAATCGCCTCATGCGTCTTGTTAACGATATCCTCGATCTCGAACGCCTAGAGTCGGGTAAAGTTCGACTGATCATGCAAGAGTGCGAAATTGCCGATATAGTTAAGCAAGCAACCGAAACAGTGCAATCGATCGCACACGAAGCCAAAATCACCCTTTGTGCTACATTCCCTAACACTAAAATTTGGGCAGCACCCGATGCGATCGCCCAAGCACTAATTAATTTATTAAGTAATGCGATCAAGTTCTCGTCTGCTGGTAATAGCGTGTGGTTAAGTGCAGAATTATTTCCCGACTATGTTATGTTCTTCGTCAGAGATAACGGACGTGGCATTCCCTCTGACAAGCTCAAAACCATCTTCGGACGATTTCAGCAGGTAGATGCTTCTGATTCCCGTCAAAAAGGGGGAACAGGATTGGGATTAGCAATCTGTAAAACTATCATTCGCCAACATGGTGGACAGATTTGGGTAGAGAGTATATTGGGTGAAGGAAGCACGTTTTACTTCACATTGCCAACAACAAGGCTCGATCCATGA